Proteins encoded in a region of the Streptomyces akebiae genome:
- a CDS encoding NAD(P)/FAD-dependent oxidoreductase, with the protein MLESVHQSAYQADTGNVDVIVVGAGVAGLAAAGHLTRAGLRTTVLEAAPAVGGRMSTEKIDGFRLDRTAHLLSTSYPELRRTPGVDTLPLRPFAPGVLLHSDGRHQRAGATPVLRSARGALTAARALASAPRLPRNQGRTQARSTGTRPGRLGAPADQSRLAMALARLAATAPERLLTRAEVPASQALATRGFPSRTIDGFVRPLLTALLADPTLATSSRCADLALHTYATGRLCVPEGGADALPELLAAALPPGSVRTGVRVTSISTTSVTTADHGELACRAVVLATDARSAAELLPGLRVPGFHPVTVLHHATDEPPLTEPALLLDADRGGPVSHTTVISQVDPSRAPAGRALITSTVLGTPPDAAHLDATVRAQLARLYRTSTTRWELLAAYHLPEAVPAMPAPHDLRRPVRLLAGLYVCGDHRDTSTVQGALHSARRAAHAVLTDLDAHPTFLEEPLETAA; encoded by the coding sequence GTGCTTGAGTCGGTGCACCAGTCGGCGTACCAGGCGGACACGGGGAACGTGGACGTCATCGTCGTAGGAGCCGGCGTGGCCGGCCTCGCTGCGGCCGGACATCTGACCAGGGCGGGTCTGCGGACCACCGTCCTGGAGGCCGCCCCCGCCGTCGGCGGCCGTATGTCCACCGAGAAGATCGACGGCTTCCGCCTCGACCGGACGGCACATCTGCTCTCCACGTCGTACCCGGAACTGCGCCGCACCCCGGGCGTGGACACCCTGCCCCTGCGCCCGTTCGCCCCCGGCGTCCTGCTGCACTCCGACGGCCGTCATCAGCGGGCCGGCGCCACCCCTGTCCTGCGAAGCGCGAGGGGCGCACTCACAGCCGCACGCGCCCTCGCAAGCGCCCCCAGGCTCCCCCGGAACCAGGGCCGCACCCAGGCCCGTTCCACGGGCACCCGACCCGGTCGGCTGGGCGCCCCCGCCGACCAGTCCCGGCTGGCCATGGCCCTGGCCCGCCTCGCCGCGACCGCGCCCGAACGGCTCCTCACCCGGGCGGAGGTCCCGGCCTCCCAGGCCCTGGCGACCCGGGGATTCCCGTCCCGGACGATCGACGGTTTCGTCCGTCCCCTGCTGACCGCGCTGCTCGCCGACCCGACGCTGGCGACCTCCAGCCGCTGCGCCGACCTGGCCCTGCACACCTACGCGACCGGCCGGCTCTGTGTCCCGGAGGGCGGCGCCGACGCCCTTCCGGAACTCCTCGCGGCCGCGCTGCCACCCGGCTCGGTCCGTACGGGGGTGCGGGTGACCTCCATCAGCACGACCTCGGTGACCACGGCGGACCACGGCGAACTCGCCTGCCGGGCCGTGGTGCTGGCCACGGACGCCCGGTCCGCCGCCGAGTTGCTCCCCGGCCTGCGCGTGCCGGGGTTCCACCCGGTGACGGTCCTGCACCACGCCACGGACGAGCCTCCGTTGACCGAACCGGCGCTGCTTCTCGACGCCGACCGCGGCGGACCCGTGTCGCACACCACGGTGATCAGCCAGGTCGACCCGAGCCGGGCGCCGGCGGGCCGCGCCCTGATCACCTCCACGGTCCTCGGCACTCCCCCGGACGCCGCGCACCTCGACGCCACGGTCCGCGCCCAACTGGCCCGCCTCTACCGCACGTCCACGACCCGCTGGGAACTGCTCGCCGCGTACCACCTCCCCGAGGCCGTCCCCGCGATGCCCGCGCCGCACGACCTGCGCCGCCCGGTGCGTCTCCTCGCCGGCCTCTACGTCTGCGGCGACCACCGCGACACCAGCACCGTCCAGGGCGCCCTCCACTCCGCCCGCCGGGCCGCCCACGCCGTCCTGACCGACCTGGACGCCCACCCCACGTTCCTGGAGGAGCCACTGGAAACGGCCGCGTGA
- a CDS encoding TIGR01777 family oxidoreductase translates to MTVESPVPPGSRIAIAGASGLIGSALARSLTADGHEVLRLVRREPRTRGEVRWDPDAGRVDMAGLAGCAAVVNLAGAGVASRRWTDAYKATIRESRVRGTRTLAEAAAALDTPPSVFVNGSAIGFYGYTGDRVVDESAEPGSEFLSALCVEWEGATEAAREAGIRTAFARTGLVVARGGGAWGPLFPLFKAGLGGRMGDGRQYWSFISLHDEVAALRHLLFTPSLSGPFNLTAPTPRTNREITAAMGRVLHRPTLFTVPASVLRLALGGVAGDVLGSTRAVPTRLLESGFTFTYPEIDDAIRVAAAG, encoded by the coding sequence ATGACCGTTGAATCGCCCGTTCCGCCCGGTTCTCGTATCGCGATCGCCGGCGCCTCCGGCCTGATCGGTTCGGCGCTGGCCCGTTCCCTCACCGCCGACGGCCACGAGGTGCTCCGGCTCGTGCGACGGGAGCCCCGGACGCGGGGCGAGGTGCGCTGGGACCCGGACGCGGGACGGGTCGACATGGCGGGGCTCGCGGGGTGCGCGGCCGTCGTCAACCTCGCCGGCGCCGGGGTCGCGTCCCGCCGCTGGACGGACGCGTACAAGGCGACGATCCGCGAGAGCCGGGTGCGCGGCACCCGGACGCTCGCCGAGGCGGCCGCGGCCCTCGACACTCCGCCGAGCGTATTCGTCAACGGCAGCGCGATCGGGTTCTACGGCTACACCGGTGACCGGGTGGTGGACGAGTCGGCGGAGCCGGGGTCGGAGTTCCTGTCCGCGTTGTGCGTGGAGTGGGAGGGGGCGACCGAGGCCGCGCGGGAGGCCGGGATCCGTACCGCCTTCGCCCGTACGGGGCTGGTGGTGGCCCGGGGCGGGGGCGCCTGGGGTCCGCTGTTCCCGCTGTTCAAGGCCGGGTTGGGCGGGCGGATGGGGGACGGCCGCCAGTACTGGAGCTTCATCTCCCTGCACGACGAGGTCGCGGCGCTGCGCCACCTGCTCTTCACGCCGTCCCTGTCCGGGCCGTTCAACCTGACGGCGCCGACCCCGCGCACCAACCGCGAGATCACGGCGGCGATGGGCAGGGTGCTGCACCGGCCCACGCTGTTCACGGTGCCCGCGTCCGTGCTGCGGCTCGCCCTCGGGGGCGTCGCGGGTGATGTCCTGGGCAGCACGCGGGCCGTCCCGACCCGGCTGCTGGAGTCGGGCTTCACGTTCACGTATCCGGAGATCGACGACGCGATCCGGGTGGCGGCGGCAGGTTGA
- a CDS encoding GNAT family N-acetyltransferase, producing the protein MPVPYIRLATSEDEDTLGRLDRETWSTLHSVQERPTQPYEPFFNERYGPHDHLVAEIGGDVVGYIRLALPSHLACHAHVRQIQGLAVADEARGSGVARALLRAAGDEARRRGARRLTLRVLGHNTPARKLYASEGFAVEGVLPEEFLIDGVYVDDVLMGRRL; encoded by the coding sequence ATGCCCGTTCCGTACATACGCCTCGCGACCTCGGAGGACGAGGACACGCTCGGTCGGCTCGACCGCGAGACCTGGTCCACCCTGCACTCCGTCCAGGAACGGCCCACGCAGCCGTACGAGCCGTTCTTCAACGAGCGTTACGGCCCTCACGACCACCTGGTGGCCGAGATCGGCGGCGACGTCGTCGGGTACATCCGCCTCGCCCTGCCCTCCCATCTGGCCTGTCACGCCCACGTCCGCCAGATCCAGGGTCTCGCCGTCGCGGACGAGGCGCGCGGCTCGGGTGTCGCCCGCGCCCTGCTGCGCGCCGCGGGGGACGAGGCACGGCGGCGCGGCGCCCGCCGGCTCACCCTGCGGGTCCTCGGCCACAACACCCCGGCCAGGAAGCTCTACGCGTCCGAGGGCTTCGCCGTGGAGGGCGTCCTGCCGGAGGAGTTCCTGATCGACGGGGTCTACGTGGACGACGTGCTGATGGGCCGTCGGCTCTGA
- a CDS encoding MarP family serine protease has product MDVLDILLMLVILAYAASGYRRGLVAGCVSLAGFVGGAATGVWVLPWMMELVEAGTPAATVTAVLTVLVPGVIGHELAGRLALRLRREIDRSPLRVADGVGGAAANTVAVLIVAWVAASVLGASSSAVVTNSIRDSALLGAVQDTMPETTPAWFSDATSALTEAGFPQVFNPFENEATAEVAKPSGDSVTAAATAAAKRSTVKIEGVAGTQGREGSGFVYATEHVMTNAHVVAGIDEPSVRVGGVGKAYEAKVVLFDPDKDVAVLYVPGLRAPLLRFDDSAGRGDAAVVAGYPEDGGLDLQAATVASRIDATGRNIYNTDSVTRDIYSIRSTVRPGNSGGPLLTTDGQVFGVVFARSTSDAETGYVLTVDEVVPDAERAANATAAVDTGDLVTS; this is encoded by the coding sequence GTGGACGTGCTCGACATCCTGCTGATGCTGGTGATCCTGGCCTACGCGGCGTCCGGTTACCGTCGCGGCCTGGTGGCGGGATGTGTGTCCCTCGCCGGTTTCGTGGGCGGCGCGGCGACAGGCGTCTGGGTGCTGCCCTGGATGATGGAGCTGGTGGAGGCGGGCACCCCGGCGGCGACGGTCACGGCGGTGCTGACGGTCCTGGTGCCTGGGGTGATCGGGCACGAGCTGGCGGGCCGGCTGGCGCTGCGGCTGCGCCGGGAGATCGACCGCAGTCCGCTGCGGGTGGCCGACGGCGTCGGGGGCGCCGCGGCCAACACGGTCGCCGTGCTGATCGTGGCGTGGGTGGCCGCAAGCGTCCTCGGGGCCTCCTCGTCTGCGGTGGTGACCAACTCGATCCGTGACTCCGCGCTGCTCGGCGCCGTGCAGGACACCATGCCGGAGACCACCCCGGCCTGGTTCTCCGACGCCACCTCGGCGCTCACCGAGGCGGGCTTCCCGCAGGTCTTCAACCCCTTCGAGAACGAGGCGACGGCCGAGGTGGCCAAGCCGTCCGGCGACAGTGTCACCGCGGCCGCGACCGCCGCCGCCAAGCGCAGCACGGTGAAGATCGAAGGTGTGGCGGGCACCCAGGGCCGCGAGGGCAGCGGTTTCGTGTACGCCACCGAGCATGTGATGACCAACGCGCACGTGGTGGCAGGCATCGACGAGCCGAGCGTGCGGGTGGGCGGTGTGGGCAAGGCGTACGAGGCGAAGGTCGTGCTGTTCGATCCGGACAAGGACGTGGCGGTGCTGTACGTCCCGGGTCTGCGGGCCCCGCTGCTGCGCTTCGACGACAGCGCCGGGCGGGGTGACGCGGCGGTGGTGGCCGGTTATCCGGAGGACGGCGGCCTCGACCTCCAGGCGGCCACGGTCGCCAGCCGTATCGACGCGACCGGCCGGAACATCTACAACACCGACTCGGTGACCCGCGACATCTACTCCATCCGCTCCACCGTCCGCCCCGGCAACTCCGGCGGCCCCCTCCTCACCACCGACGGGCAGGTCTTCGGCGTCGTCTTCGCCCGCTCCACCTCGGACGCGGAGACGGGTTACGTGCTCACCGTGGACGAGGTCGTCCCCGACGCGGAGCGCGCCGCGAACGCGACGGCGGCGGTGGACACGGGCGACCTCGTGACCTCGTGA
- a CDS encoding peptidoglycan recognition protein family protein, translated as MRQVRERTRLARERVDLPRPVLLLLACLPGLAAVLALVLFAIGVDRTADRADGPATARPAPPHRAPRPPIVPRARWLEKDAPSQPPARYDDEVAAVFIHHTDSPNGYDCADAPRIIRGLYTGQTDAKHWDDIGYNFLVDRCGTIYEGRAGGVDRPVTGAHTQGFNHRTTGIAALGTFTAGVPVPQVMTDAIAALAAWKLGLSDSDPRGSVRLTSSNSLSRYAAGTTVLLPTLAGHSDGYMTSCPGAALAERLPAIRELAARLQGRT; from the coding sequence ATGCGCCAGGTCCGGGAGCGTACGCGCCTGGCGCGGGAACGCGTGGACCTGCCCCGGCCCGTCCTCCTGCTGCTGGCCTGTCTGCCGGGGCTGGCGGCCGTGCTCGCCCTGGTGCTGTTCGCGATCGGCGTGGACCGTACGGCCGACCGCGCCGACGGGCCCGCCACGGCCCGGCCCGCCCCGCCCCACCGGGCGCCCCGGCCACCCATCGTGCCCAGGGCCCGCTGGCTGGAGAAGGACGCGCCCAGCCAGCCGCCCGCCCGCTACGACGACGAGGTCGCAGCGGTCTTCATCCACCACACCGACTCCCCGAACGGCTACGACTGCGCCGACGCACCCCGCATCATCCGCGGCCTCTACACCGGCCAGACCGACGCCAAGCACTGGGACGACATCGGCTACAACTTCCTCGTCGACCGCTGCGGCACCATCTACGAGGGTCGCGCTGGCGGCGTCGACCGCCCCGTCACCGGCGCCCACACCCAGGGCTTCAACCACCGCACCACCGGTATCGCCGCCCTCGGCACCTTCACCGCCGGCGTCCCCGTCCCGCAGGTCATGACCGACGCGATCGCCGCGCTCGCCGCCTGGAAACTGGGGCTCTCCGACAGCGACCCCCGGGGCAGCGTCCGGCTCACCTCCAGCAACAGCCTCAGCCGCTACGCCGCCGGCACCACCGTCCTGCTGCCCACGCTCGCGGGCCACAGCGACGGCTACATGACGAGCTGCCCAGGCGCGGCCCTCGCCGAGCGCCTGCCCGCGATCCGGGAACTGGCGGCCCGCCTCCAGGGCCGGACCTAG
- a CDS encoding DUF4240 domain-containing protein, with product MDETEFWELVDTAREDAEGDPEDQADLLVERLGRLDPEAVLDFARHFESRYNRAYTWDLWGAAWVLLDGASDDVFDFFRCWLIGQGREVFEHAVHDPDSLADLLDDFDDEIDGDGEELGYAADEAYEQLTGVVAPDLGIPPPPGEPEGTPLDFEDESALAERFPKLWERFRA from the coding sequence ATGGACGAGACGGAGTTCTGGGAGTTGGTGGACACGGCCCGGGAGGACGCCGAGGGCGATCCCGAGGACCAGGCCGACCTGCTCGTGGAACGGCTCGGCCGGTTGGACCCGGAGGCGGTGCTGGACTTCGCCCGGCACTTCGAGTCCCGTTACAACCGCGCGTACACCTGGGACCTTTGGGGCGCCGCCTGGGTGCTGCTCGACGGCGCCAGCGACGACGTGTTCGACTTCTTCCGGTGCTGGCTGATCGGCCAGGGCCGGGAGGTCTTCGAGCACGCGGTGCACGACCCCGACTCGCTCGCCGATCTGCTGGACGACTTCGACGACGAGATCGACGGGGACGGCGAGGAACTGGGTTACGCCGCGGACGAGGCGTACGAGCAACTCACCGGTGTGGTCGCCCCGGACCTCGGCATCCCGCCCCCGCCCGGCGAACCCGAGGGCACCCCGCTCGACTTCGAGGACGAGTCCGCGCTCGCGGAACGCTTCCCGAAGCTCTGGGAGCGGTTCCGGGCCTAG
- a CDS encoding helix-turn-helix transcriptional regulator — protein sequence MRAARLIKMVLLLQSRPSMTAAELARELEVSERTVTRDAQALSEAGVPVYADRGRAGGYRLIGGYRTRLTGLARTEAEALFLSGVPGALREMGLEDAASAARLKVSAALLPSLRDASRTASQRFHLDAPSWFKEPKTPELLPIVANAVWDDRRIVARYRKGHTEVERGLEPYGLVLKAGIWYLCARVPAPATPSGPDARSGSGARSGAGVFRTYRIDRFTTVDTADDRFTRDEEFDLPAHWDEQAERFARSILRAEVVVRLSAEGVRRLPHVVDPVSARDALSTVADTPDEHGRVTVALRVESEEVAHTQLTALGAEAEVLAPSGLRERFADDARRLAGLYAAP from the coding sequence ATGCGTGCTGCTCGGCTGATCAAGATGGTGTTGTTGCTTCAGTCCCGGCCCTCCATGACCGCCGCCGAACTCGCGCGGGAGCTGGAGGTGTCGGAGCGGACGGTGACCAGGGACGCCCAGGCGCTGTCGGAGGCGGGGGTGCCGGTCTACGCGGACCGGGGCCGGGCCGGGGGGTACCGGCTGATCGGCGGGTACCGGACGCGACTGACGGGGCTGGCCCGCACCGAGGCCGAGGCGTTGTTCCTCAGCGGTGTGCCGGGCGCGCTGCGGGAGATGGGGTTGGAGGACGCGGCCTCAGCCGCCCGGCTGAAGGTCTCGGCCGCCCTCCTCCCCTCCCTCCGCGACGCCTCCCGCACGGCCTCCCAGCGCTTCCACCTCGACGCGCCGAGCTGGTTCAAGGAGCCGAAGACACCCGAGCTGCTGCCCATCGTGGCCAACGCGGTGTGGGACGACCGAAGGATCGTCGCCCGGTACCGCAAGGGCCACACCGAGGTCGAGCGCGGCCTGGAGCCGTACGGTCTCGTGCTCAAGGCCGGCATCTGGTACCTGTGCGCCCGGGTCCCCGCCCCGGCCACCCCCTCCGGCCCCGACGCCAGGTCGGGTTCCGGCGCCCGGTCGGGTGCGGGGGTCTTCCGCACCTACCGCATCGATCGCTTCACCACCGTCGACACCGCCGACGACCGCTTCACCCGTGACGAGGAGTTCGATCTGCCGGCCCACTGGGACGAGCAGGCGGAACGATTCGCCCGTTCGATCCTGCGCGCCGAGGTCGTCGTGCGACTGTCGGCGGAGGGGGTGCGCAGGCTGCCGCACGTCGTGGACCCCGTGTCGGCCCGGGACGCGCTGAGCACCGTGGCCGACACCCCCGACGAGCACGGCCGGGTGACCGTCGCCCTCCGCGTGGAGTCGGAGGAGGTGGCCCACACCCAGCTCACCGCGTTGGGAGCGGAGGCCGAGGTGCTGGCTCCCTCTGGGCTGCGGGAGCGCTTCGCGGACGACGCGCGCCGTCTCGCCGGGCTGTACGCGGCCCCCTGA
- the aceE gene encoding pyruvate dehydrogenase (acetyl-transferring), homodimeric type, with product MTDPNAIQRSALDQLPDRDPEETAEWQASLDAVTKAAGPHRAAYLMRRTLERAEGNGIALPKLLETDYVNTIPTAGEPGIPGDEAMERRITAWNRWNAAAMVTRGSKYGVGGHIATFASAAWLYETGFNHFFKGKEADGSGDQLYIQGHASPGIYARAFLDGRLNESHLDNFRRESGGDGLPSYPHPRRLPWLWEFPTVSMGLGPLSAIYQARFNRYLTSRGIKDVSNSHVWAFLGDGEMDEPESTAALALASREGLDNLTFVINCNLQRLDGPVRANFKIVQELEAQFRGAGWNVVKSLWGSAWDELFQLDTTGALVRRLREVPDAQVQTYQTRDAAYIRQDFFGKDPALVEMAKLLSDDKILECFHLSRGGHEARKVYAAYKAAVEFKGAPTVILAQTVKGFTLGEGFASKNANHQMKKLSTDEFKQMRDLLELPIKDSDFVDGVVPYGHPGADSAEVRYLQERRAALGGPAPARRTHALAPLPAAADKTFAAFDKGSGSQNVATTMAFVRLVKDLVRDKQTGRRWVPIVPDEARTFGMESLFPSLGIYSPKGQTYEPVDRDQLMYYKEAKDGQILNEGITEAGSMADFIAASTSYATHGEAMIPFYIFYSMFGWQRTADQMWQLGDQLGRGFLVGATAGRTTLTGEGLQHADGHSPVIAATNPAALTYDPAFAYEVATIVKDGLRRMYGEAAPDEDQNVFYYLTVYNEPLPQPAKPAVAGVDEGIVKGLYRFNTAESAGLSPVANAPRLQLLGSGTAIHWALEAQKLLAEEWGVAADVWSATSWSELRRDALDADAALLRGEERVPFVRQALQGAEGPVLAVSDYMRQVPDQIAQWVEQDYSSLGADGFGLSDTREAARRHFGVDAQSIVVAALAQLARRGEVKATAVKEARERYGL from the coding sequence ATGACCGACCCCAACGCCATCCAGCGGAGCGCGCTCGACCAGCTCCCCGACCGCGACCCGGAGGAGACCGCCGAATGGCAGGCCTCGCTGGACGCCGTCACCAAGGCGGCCGGGCCGCACCGCGCGGCATACCTGATGCGCCGCACCCTGGAGCGTGCGGAGGGCAACGGCATCGCGCTGCCCAAGCTGCTCGAGACCGACTACGTCAACACCATCCCCACCGCCGGCGAGCCGGGCATCCCCGGTGACGAGGCGATGGAACGCCGTATCACCGCGTGGAACCGCTGGAACGCGGCCGCGATGGTCACCCGTGGCTCCAAGTACGGCGTCGGCGGCCACATCGCCACCTTCGCCTCCGCCGCCTGGCTCTACGAGACGGGCTTCAACCACTTCTTCAAGGGCAAGGAGGCCGACGGGTCGGGCGACCAGCTCTACATCCAGGGCCACGCCTCCCCCGGCATCTACGCCCGCGCCTTCCTCGACGGCCGGCTGAACGAGTCCCACCTGGACAACTTCCGCCGCGAGTCGGGCGGCGACGGCCTCCCGTCGTATCCGCACCCCCGCCGCCTGCCCTGGCTGTGGGAGTTCCCGACGGTGAGCATGGGCCTCGGCCCCCTCTCCGCGATCTACCAGGCGCGCTTCAACCGCTACCTCACCAGCCGCGGCATCAAGGACGTCTCGAACTCCCACGTCTGGGCGTTCCTCGGCGACGGCGAGATGGACGAGCCCGAGTCCACGGCGGCACTCGCCCTGGCCTCCCGTGAGGGTCTGGACAACCTCACCTTCGTCATCAACTGCAACCTGCAGCGCCTCGACGGCCCGGTCCGCGCCAACTTCAAGATCGTGCAGGAGCTGGAGGCCCAGTTCCGGGGCGCCGGTTGGAACGTCGTCAAGTCGCTCTGGGGCTCGGCCTGGGACGAGCTGTTCCAGCTCGACACGACCGGCGCTCTCGTACGCCGCCTGCGCGAGGTACCCGACGCGCAGGTGCAGACGTACCAGACCCGCGACGCCGCCTACATCCGCCAGGACTTCTTCGGCAAGGACCCGGCGCTCGTCGAGATGGCGAAGCTGCTGAGCGACGACAAGATCCTGGAGTGCTTCCACCTCTCGCGCGGTGGTCACGAGGCGCGCAAGGTGTACGCCGCCTACAAGGCCGCCGTCGAGTTCAAGGGCGCGCCGACCGTGATCCTGGCCCAGACCGTCAAGGGCTTCACCCTCGGCGAGGGCTTCGCGTCGAAGAACGCCAACCACCAGATGAAGAAGCTGTCGACGGACGAGTTCAAGCAGATGCGTGACCTGCTCGAACTCCCCATCAAGGACAGCGACTTCGTCGACGGGGTCGTGCCCTACGGCCACCCCGGCGCCGACTCCGCCGAGGTCCGCTACCTCCAGGAGCGCCGCGCCGCCCTCGGCGGTCCCGCCCCGGCCCGCCGTACGCACGCGCTGGCCCCGCTGCCGGCCGCCGCCGACAAGACCTTCGCCGCCTTCGACAAGGGCTCCGGCTCGCAGAACGTGGCGACGACCATGGCCTTCGTCCGCCTGGTCAAGGACCTGGTCCGCGACAAGCAGACCGGCCGGCGGTGGGTGCCGATCGTCCCCGACGAGGCGCGCACCTTCGGTATGGAGTCGCTCTTCCCGTCCCTCGGGATCTACTCCCCCAAGGGCCAGACGTACGAGCCGGTCGACCGTGACCAGCTGATGTACTACAAGGAGGCCAAGGACGGCCAGATCCTCAACGAGGGGATCACCGAGGCCGGTTCGATGGCCGACTTCATCGCCGCTTCCACGTCGTACGCGACGCACGGCGAGGCGATGATCCCGTTCTACATCTTCTACTCGATGTTCGGCTGGCAGCGGACGGCCGACCAGATGTGGCAGCTCGGCGACCAGCTCGGCCGCGGCTTCCTCGTCGGCGCGACGGCCGGCCGTACGACCCTGACGGGCGAGGGCCTCCAGCACGCCGACGGCCACTCCCCGGTCATCGCGGCGACCAACCCGGCGGCGCTGACGTACGACCCGGCGTTCGCGTACGAGGTCGCGACGATCGTCAAGGACGGTCTGCGGCGGATGTACGGCGAGGCGGCGCCCGACGAGGACCAGAACGTCTTCTACTACCTGACCGTCTACAACGAGCCGCTCCCGCAGCCCGCGAAGCCGGCCGTGGCGGGGGTGGACGAGGGCATCGTCAAGGGCCTGTACCGCTTCAACACGGCCGAGTCGGCGGGGCTGTCCCCGGTGGCGAACGCGCCGCGCCTCCAGCTGCTCGGCTCCGGTACGGCGATCCACTGGGCCCTGGAGGCTCAGAAACTGCTCGCGGAGGAGTGGGGTGTGGCGGCCGACGTCTGGTCCGCGACGTCCTGGAGCGAGCTGCGGCGGGACGCGCTGGATGCCGACGCCGCGCTGCTGCGCGGGGAGGAGCGGGTGCCGTTCGTGCGGCAGGCGCTGCAGGGTGCCGAGGGGCCGGTGCTGGCCGTCTCCGACTACATGCGGCAGGTTCCCGACCAGATCGCGCAGTGGGTGGAGCAGGACTACTCCTCGCTCGGCGCGGACGGGTTCGGGCTGTCCGACACGCGTGAGGCGGCGCGGCGGCACTTCGGGGTCGACGCGCAGTCGATCGTGGTCGCCGCGCTCGCGCAGCTCGCGCGGCGGGGTGAGGTCAAGGCGACGGCGGTGAAGGAGGCGCGGGAGCGGTACGGGCTCTGA
- a CDS encoding GntR family transcriptional regulator: protein MTTAPVVHSLREQIREHIVEGIVSGRWKPGERIVERRIATELEVSQTPVREALRELESLRLIESAPNKGVRVRNLTAADLEESYPVRAGLEAIAAELAAERLAEDCSALEPHVAALYEADRNADGTSQVRHTVAFHRELVRAAGNSVLLHTWEGLGIEVFTALSIRWLGTVQQSYAEEHEELVAAFRRRDPRIADLVKAHVLGCAPHTDDEPV from the coding sequence ATGACCACCGCGCCCGTCGTCCACTCGCTGCGCGAACAGATCCGCGAGCACATCGTGGAAGGGATCGTGAGCGGACGCTGGAAGCCGGGCGAGCGGATCGTGGAGCGGCGGATCGCGACGGAGCTGGAGGTCAGCCAGACGCCCGTGCGGGAGGCCCTGCGCGAGCTGGAGTCGCTGCGGTTGATCGAGTCCGCGCCGAACAAGGGCGTACGGGTGCGGAACCTGACGGCGGCCGATCTGGAGGAGAGCTACCCGGTCCGGGCGGGCCTGGAGGCCATCGCGGCGGAACTGGCGGCGGAGCGGCTGGCGGAGGACTGCTCGGCGCTGGAGCCGCATGTGGCCGCGCTGTACGAGGCGGACCGGAACGCCGACGGCACGTCCCAGGTGCGGCACACGGTGGCGTTCCACCGCGAGCTGGTGCGGGCGGCGGGCAACTCGGTGCTGCTGCACACCTGGGAGGGGCTGGGGATCGAGGTCTTCACGGCGCTCTCGATCCGCTGGCTGGGCACGGTCCAGCAGTCGTACGCGGAGGAGCACGAGGAGTTGGTGGCCGCGTTCCGCCGGCGTGATCCGCGGATCGCCGACCTGGTCAAGGCCCACGTGCTGGGCTGCGCCCCGCACACGGACGACGAGCCGGTTTAG